The DNA window CGAGGGAGACGGCAAGACGCCCGAGGGGCGCTATCACATCGACCGCCGGAACCCCAACAGCCGGTATCACCTGTCGGTCGGGATCGACTACCCGAACGAGGCCGATATCGAGACCGCGAAGGCGCTGGGCATGAAACCCGGCGGCGATATCTTCATCCATGGCCGGGCGAAGGAAAACCGCCGCCGCAAGGATGACTGGACGGCGGGCTGCATCGCCGTGAGCGACAGCGAGATGGAAGACATCTATGCGATGGTGCGCGACGGGACGGTGATCGACATCTTCCCGTGATCGCGGCGCCGGGACGGCGGGATGAAGGCGGCGGGGCCGTCTCCGCCCCGCCTCGGGACGCCGCGATCAGGCGTCGGACCCGGCTGCCTCGCGCTTGCCGGTGACCAGCGTCCACCAGATCTTGCCGTTCATTTCCTGATAGAAGGCGAAGCCCAGATCGGTCGCCTGCGGATCGAGGATGATGTTCCGGGTATCGGATTCCTCCATCCAGGCGGCCAGCGTCTCGAGCTCGGTCTCGTAGGTTTCCGAGATGTCCTCGCCACGCAGCTGGCCCGGATAGCCCGCCCGCGCCACGCGTTCGAGCGGCGAGGACCCGTCCGAGCCGAAATGCCAGGGCCGGTTCTGCACCGACATGTCGCGCGAATGGGTGGCCGCGGCCGCGTTCAGCCGGGAATCGAGTTCAAGCGGCGCGATCCCGCGCGCCTGGCGCAGCGCGTTGATC is part of the Rhodovulum sp. MB263 genome and encodes:
- a CDS encoding murein L,D-transpeptidase family protein, which produces MIDRRAFLTLTAMAALAGCSSKFKTYDGPEVTRVVVMKGQRMMYLLHHDQVLKAYPISLGYAPAGPKQVEGDGKTPEGRYHIDRRNPNSRYHLSVGIDYPNEADIETAKALGMKPGGDIFIHGRAKENRRRKDDWTAGCIAVSDSEMEDIYAMVRDGTVIDIFP
- a CDS encoding CAP domain-containing protein: MIRSALGLVAVLLALSACTTGNEVRIGPDGKPLPQVYRISRTDQGKIQYRMLDSINALRQARGIAPLELDSRLNAAAATHSRDMSVQNRPWHFGSDGSSPLERVARAGYPGQLRGEDISETYETELETLAAWMEESDTRNIILDPQATDLGFAFYQEMNGKIWWTLVTGKREAAGSDA